The DNA window GCTACTCACCAATAACTTTGTGCTTCTAATCACTACTTTTGAACAGCCTTATAGGCATCATAGTGAAGAAATAACCATAGAAACTATGCTAAAATAATGCATAATGCACTGATATAGAGCAGAATTCTGAGGATGTCATAGTAGAATTACAGGTGTTGCTGCCATTGCAATCACAAATACCTCTATTGGCATAACTTTAGGACACACCCAGTGCTCTTAAATCATGTTGAACCGTGAACAGCCACCCATCAAACACACCTACAAATTTTGGAAAAGTCTATATATTGACGTATCATCTGGAGAAATCCTTGAATTGCTCATTTCAACTTAAACTGCACATTTAGGTACAAACATAAAGCCAACATTATATTTGTTAACAGAGCCAAGGCAGGTTTTTCTCCAGCTGCTTTCACAGATTACCACTTATCAGTCTAAATGTACATGTACAAATAAATCTACCTATTCTGTCTTTTATGCATATCTATCCAACATTAACTTGATTTCCAAATCTCTCCGGTGTATCAATCAGTTATCAATCTATCCCTCTCTCTACCATCTACTCTGATATTGACTAATATTGACACAAACGAATGAATAGTTTAATTCATTGATGTACCTTCTGTGGTCACTAGATGGCAGCAAGACATCCTCCACTGCAGGTGAGATACTCCTCAGTGTAGAAATATGAACAGCACACTTTGTCCTGtatatttaaaatgctgctCAAAGTCAATATTGCTCACCAAGACTGaagtgcaaaaaacaaacattgtaatgtttttattatgaaCACAATTCTGCTCTTTCCTTAGGTGTTTACAGGAAACCTTTAGTTGGCGTCAAGGTTTCACAAGATTCCTGAAAATCTCTTACCAAATGAACGCCTCATAAAAAGGGCGACGTGTTAGTCAGCAACACTGTGCACATGCAATATGGCCACAACCTTAAGTCAGGAAATCCTCTGTGGACTCTGCACTGAATAGTTTCCATCAGAACGAGTTAGGAAGACGCGGCGTGATGGCTCACTTCAAAGGCGGAAACATGTTTGAACGCGAGTCAAAGTTATGACAGGGACAAGTCTTTTAAACTGGTAATCACCTGCTCTACATTTTAAATGGGCTCTGTCCACTACACTGGAGTCACAAAGGGAGGGTGTGCACTCACGCTGACAACAAAGTGTCACCGCTCATTACTCGCTGTGGCAGAAAGTGAGACGGGAGGGGAAATTAATTCAACAGAGTGAGAAGGACAGCTTGATGAATGTTAGACACTTACGACGAGAGGCATGGAGCGGGACAAGATTTAGCAAATGTGACAGCTGCTGCATAGTGACGGTGAGGTAAGATATGTTAAAACATTACTCGAGTACGCTTCTTtcctgtatgtttttttttttttgtcatttttaaaatgcaaattggTAGTATGTACTttctattgaaaaaaaaaaaagacaacagagtACATGCAGGAAGATGTTGTGCCACCTACCACTTTCTGTGATGATAACATCTGTGTGGGAGCTGCCATACTTGTGTATATGGTCCACAGCCTCCTGCATGCTGTCCACCACCTCCATACAGCACTCCAGGTCGCCGTACTCCGTCCGCAGGGACTTGGCCTCGGAAGGGCTGAATGTCAGGTAGGAGGCGAACCGAGGGCCGGCATGAATCTTCACCTAGTGACACCAGACAAAAAGTTTTTTCCTGCTGTAGtacaacaaactgaaaataagcagatttaaactgaaaaaaggcatgttattaaaaaaaaagttgacgATTTAGACcaattacagcaaaaaaaatgaaaaacaggaagaatttTCTGACAATCCTGGGAGCAATCATGTTTGACTTTTAATGTTGTCaggaaaaatgactaaatataaGCTAAAATTAAGTAATTGCATCTAAAATAACTGTATTCCAGAagtctctttttaaaaatttcctaaaaaaatctCAACATTTTGCTGTAACAAAATTCTATAAAAAACAAGAGTGGCTAAGAGCCCATTAGTGATTACACTGCGACCAACAGGTGACAAAATTCAGACTTTTGCAGACAAGGGTCAAGGAtggaagcaaaaatgtaaataataaaatatttatagtatgtagagccTCTTTTATTCCAGTATTGCTAACACCTGTCAGCACTTGGACAAATGTTGATACcagtttttttccaattttattCGATAGAAATGTTgcctttgtttttctatttgaatAACTTACTGCATGAGTTTGGTATCCTGGGCAAATGACATGTTTGAGTTGCCTCTACCTCTAGACACagacagaggtgcaggacttcatattacagtgaaaaatgagcccacacaGTGAGAAAACATACGACAAAAGCCGAGcagggtttagagggttaataCGGTTTGCTCAAAATCAACTCCAATTAAATATCTTGATTTGACTGTGATAAAGTGAATACAGATTAATGTCTCTGTGTTTGGTATGTTACCCGTTCAGTCCGCAGCATGTCAATAATCTGGTCAAACAGTGGAGTCCTGAGGATGTCCCGGTGGATCAGCAGAGTTTCCATGGCATTACATGCAGCTGGGTAGTCGCACTTGGAATCTCTTACTAGAAGGGAAAAATATCCCGATTCGTTGTAATACAATGCATGTCTGGCAAAACTGGTCTCCCAGTGTCGTGTCTACAGTCTGTTAACATTTAGAAGAGAGCTGTTGGTTTACTGGTGTAGAAAAAATACAAGTAAGGACTTAGATGTAGGGGAAATTTACATAGCATTGCATTGCATTTACTGACCAATTTTTATGACTTTGTCCACACTGGCGTCTGCATCAACATAGACGTGGCAGATTCCCTCGCTGTGACCCAACACTGGGATGCCCTTGGCTGCCCGCTGAATGTCCCGCACCAGCTGGGACGAACCTCTGGGGATAATCAGGTCAATCATCTTGTCCAGTCGACACAGATCCTCCACCTCCTCACGAGTGCTCACCTTGTGAGAAATGCAGGGTAGTCAgtcacagcagacagacactTATGTTACACTTATTAGGGATGTGATCACAAAAATCAGGTCAGGTGGCCTAACAGAGGTGAAGCATTTGCACCCAGAACTGTGAGTTTATATAAGGCTTGTGCTGCCTTTTGATAAAGGTATATAAAAACTGTTGTACCAGCTGTACAGCCTGTGTGACCCCATGCAGTGAAAGGGCCTCCTGGGTGAGCTGATGGAGGACACGGTTGGTGTTGGACGCCTCTTTGCCTCCCTTTAACAGAAGGGCGTTTCCACTGGCTATGGACAGGGCTGACAcctagaaaaaaaacacagcaggggTGTGTGACATTTACTGCAGGTATATCaagaaaaagtagcagaaaaaaaaaaagttctatgTTCAAGACGTGTGATCTGCTTGTGCTGTGCCACAGATACCTGTGGCAGGCAGTCAGGTCGAGCCTCAAATATGACCAGAAGAACCCCGATGGGTACAGTGATCTGCTCCAGCTCCAGGTTGTGAGCCACCCTGGTCCTGCGCAGCACCCGACCCACGCTGTCCTGGGCAGACACCGCTATCTGCCGCAGGCCGATGGCCAAGCTGTTCAGTTTGGCGGGTGAGAGGCTGAGACGCTTTATCATGGCTGAAGGTAAATGACCTATAGAAAGAAGGGAAAGCACAGTTACACTTGGCCATTAAGTGATGTGACTTTAAACTCTTGATCTGAGATGGAAGTGTGATAGTCGCCCTCTGGTGGAGAGATGGATCAACTGaagatttggacatttttactaTATCTTTTGCAATATAAATGCAGAAAGGACAGCTTTGATTCTTTACTGCAAGACAGGAATCTGGTAATTCTAAAGCAAATCTGTTAATTATGAGCTGTAATGTTTTCTGTTATCTGGATACTGAAGCTTAAAtatattttgattgtttatGATTAAATAAAGCTACACTGCCCTCGAAGAATTTAGTCCATATTTTCCTCTGCAAAGTATTTGTTATTTGAGtgttaacattaaaaaataagcaTGAAATAGAGCTGCAAACTTTTCTAAGTGAAGACTTCTGCACTGCTTCATCCCCTCCACACCTGACTCGAGGTGACATTCTGTTACCTGCACTGACAGCCAGGTCCATGTCTGTCTTGTTGGCGGCCAGAatctcttccttcctttcagTCAGAAGGTCTGCTAGATGGCAGATGATCTCACTCCTCTGACAACACAGCCAACCAAACATAAACAGGCTCAGAACGTAGCACATATCTTCACAAAAGTTCAGTGTTTCTCTGTAACTGATAGGGTAGTCATGGGACTGACATTCTAAATTATGAATGTTTAGAACCCGTGTTCACTCtgtgaaccccaagcagtttcttggCGTTTTTTGCTCCCATCAcacttttactcactgtgggcttatttttcacttcagtataaagtcctgaacctctatgaaaacaacacaaccacgTCTAGAAGCAGGGAGAACACAAAAAGGTTTTTGGTGCAGTTCAACAAAAGTTACAAGGCCCTAAAAAATAGAATTTCTTTGAATACTTACTTtacaaacaaatgaacaaacacaGAATCAACGTGtacaatatttttgttgtaattgcccagtagaaaaaactgtTTGCTCCACATGCTATAAATTTACTTTATGCAATTCACTGCTACAAACTGTACCTTTCCTGCATGACTCTGCACATCaagaaagatatttcaccaGCCTAAATGTAAACAACTTGTTCCTCTGTATACTGTTTTTGAGCCTTGCTACATTTATTTTGTAGCTCAACTATGCTATATTTTGTTCTGtctgtaatttgttttcatattcgtgccctatctgctctgtgtaaacacagcttgcagttcagctgaaaagtctctTAATTTTTGTCAAGCGACTATCGGTCACTCATGGCTTAATAGTTGTGCTGAGGAGCACAGAAATCTTTgctttacagaatctggttagtgcAAATACTGtacaataaagtgattttgtatAAAATACCCCAACTTTAAACTTTAATTAGGGTAATTTTTCCTGACAGATTCATGTTTTACACATGATTACTTCAAGAATCATCAGAAACGTGAATATCTGAGGactctttgttttcagtttctgggtcagataaatggtgtaatttctgTCTCTTAAAAAAGATAAGCCTTTCAATTCCACTGGCTGGTTTTGCAGGTTAGAGGGTTAACGCATTTCTAAGCTAAAGTCCTTGTTGTCCACGTTAACTGATACGACTTTTTCCATTCTCATTTAAAACAATCAGTCACCTGGTCTGGATGCAGAGATGCCAGCGTTCTTCCAGAGCTACGAGCCATTTCCGTCTGCTGCTCCACAGATGGGCCTGTGGAAGAGACAGGACAGACCAAAAccacagaagctgcatttttatgGCAGCTAAAGCAACACTGATgtgagacaggaaaaaaaaaaatcatttagcACACAAACTTACCAGCAGGTTTGATTTCGGAGAAGAAAGTTCCTACTTTCTTGCCCTCTACAATGTCAGTGATGACGTGGCCCGTCACTTTGGGGTTGGTGCCATTAGCAATGACCACTGAGGTACCACCTTGAAGCGCCCAAAGAGCAGCTTTGACCTGCAAAGGAACACAGATTTAAACTCACAAGTAAACTATTAAGAGGGTCTCTTTAAAGTCTgcctatttattttttccaaattgaTGAGTTACAACTTCAACCTAAATGCCCCACCATAACAACAGGTTACATTACATTAAAGAAGGGATGGGGCACTTATTTGTCAAAGCCACATGAACACTAGCTGACAGCAATGCTTGAATGCAATGACTTTCCAATTATTAGGAGCTAAATCTGTTGTTCAAACATTATGGTTTTACGGCTTTCGTGCTTTTATGGTTTTCATGGTTTTGAAATTTTTATGGTTTTGTATGAACCAAATTGTATTGTTTTATCATGCTGACAGAAAACACTTTGgtcttttatgttgttgttaagtgctctataaataaattttgattgactGAACACAGAAAGCTGAAACATTAAGATTTTCTATTGTTTGCATCTCAACCGAGTAACTTTAGTATCCAACTGATAACTCAGTTAAccttttctgtggttttgagCCCTTGCACAACAATTATTTCAGGTCTTGCACTTACATTACCTATGCAATGACATTTCCCTTATTCATGCACGCTGAATGGAGGTGAAGTATTTAAAACTCGACTTCTTTGCTTATAGGAATTTCGTCAATATGTTTATGACATCTGCACTAAATCtccttaaaatgtttttgaagtaGAACTTTCTGAGAAAAACTTGAGAAAATCAATGGCACAAATTTGCACTTTGCCCAGCTGATGAACAAACTTGAATGTTAGTAAATGCTTCCTTTACAGAATGACTGAGGACCTTAAACATACCTTGGCCTCCATTCCTCCAATCCCAACTCTGGACTTTGTACCGTAGGTGATAGACTGTTGGTCTCCAGGGTAGAAGATGTCAATGAGTTTGGCATCATCTGTTCCAGGGGGGCTGTTGTAGAGTCCTACAAAAAGGGAAATTCCTATAAAATGCATTCTGCTcataaacagcacaaaaattAACTAGATTGTTCagacacaccaaaaaaaaaaaaaaaaaaaaaaaaaaaaaaagctttctaaCAAGCATTTTATTACTTGATCATATCATTTCCGaaagcaaaatgactaaatgttaTACTATATTTTGTCTGATATTTAAAGAAAACCTCTTCAGTTGATGCTGAATGGCTTCCACAGCTGTGACATTCATGTGCACATGGACACCTTGTGTTAACCCCATCAGCATCCACTTCAAACATGAAGGCAGAAGgtctgtgtttgtctttctcATACGACTCTCAGTCGACCCTGAGAGTGATGTTTTTCCCCCAGTGAAGAGCGCAGACAGATGGTGTTGTTACCTAACAGCTGACCCAGACTGTTGTTGTGGTAACACACATACCTTCCACGTCAGACAGCGCAATGAGCAGGTCAGCCTTCATCTCCACAGCTAGCCGCGCTGCCAGGCTGTCATTGTCCTTAATGCTGATCACCTACGGGAGCAGAGAAATGCTGATGTAAGCTCCAAAAGACAAAACGTAGTGGCAGGAAATAAGCCATCTGCCATGGACTAGCCCGAGCCTTTTCCAAAAGACTAGACTCaagctgacaaaaaacaaataaaagacataTCTAAAAAAGCATGTACTGTCCAACTGTATGCCACCGTTAGCAACTCAGGAGGGAAAATGTAAAACTTAAATCCAATAAAGTTTTCCTATTACAGTAACCATGTACTGCACATAAGGGGAGCAttagtagcctagccgcactagacccatgctctgaagacacaagagTCTAGGcacgctggacagggagggaggcgggctaaaaggttgtctatcaaatcactctgcagcaattgggtaggtatacaaccagtcagcgcaacgaataggctcctagagcgcccggaaatcagaggatgtgggagttcggtgaagccttatttatacagtcaatgggtgaagctcaagtatattacagacatgttaacagaaagattattcagagtcggtgctaatggagctcaacaactgttgtcgtttttgttgtcgaccctggcagagaattaaattcgttgccgtgggttgtctagcgcggctaggctagttgtttccggttgtttctgtcagaatcgtcgcgcctctgtcgtcacttagttacgcccgccttctgactctacacttcatggtgattcgtccggccagttttaggagaatccagcctcgagccttatggagggtaactagacccaccctggcagagaattaaagtcgttgccgtgggttgtctagcgcggctaggctagagcaTTAGCGGAGTTGGCCCTGAATTATTCTCAAACCTTTAGACTTTCAttataacaacaaaataataaaatgaatattaTATGGTTGTTTTCTGCCAATTTGCCATAAGACAATCACATACCAAACAGTGTCTTTTTAGGTGTGTATCTGTGATTTTTtatatgtgcaaaaaaaaaaaaaatctgcagaagaGCGTGTAAAGGAGGCATCCACCACCAGAAGTTAGTCCTGGTCCCTGCACCTCCTTCCCACACTGCATGCACTGCCATCCATCCCCTCCCTGCCAAGCCTTAATGGTTGAGTGCAGGGTGGCAGAGGTGTTTCAGGATGTGTCTCGATGATAGAAAGTGCTATAGTGTTAATGAATGGTGCATGTAAATACGATACAAACACCATCTCTGCCAACCCCTGCTGCCATCACCAACAGTAGCGTCGCCCCCATGCTGTCTGTACCCACATTTACCCCCTGCAGGTCGCTATTGGGCTCCGGGGGGGGCACCACAGCGTCGTTGGTGTTGATGATGGGCACGATGTTCATGCGAAGCAGCTCCTGCAGCGTGCTGTTCAGGTTCTGTCTCTTTTGGTCATCGTGGAAATCCAGATTTGTCACCAGGACCTGACGGCATAGAGGGAAGCAGAAAGAGCCGAGGgtaagagagaaacaaaaaaatacataacacTTCTGGAGCATCTTCAGCTTGTTATTGTGACGTATATACAAATACCTGTGCAGTACAGGTGCTGTACTGGGTGAACATGGCTTCATACAGGGCCATCAGGCCACTCTGTCCCGCAGCTGCACAGGCTCGGGCCTCCAACACCGGCAGAGACTGCAACACAAATGTCATTAAAGGCTTAGATAAATTATCTGTCTCGCTTTTTGGTTCCATAAAGACAGTCTAAATCCACACGCCCTGACTAAATGTAAGAACGCAGAGGTTGCCTATAAGACTTTTTTCACAGACATTTCGAAAGCACAGCCGGAATTAGTGATAGCTCAGTTCTATGTTCCCCAGTAAGCCACGAAGGGGAACCAGCGAGAACAGAAGCAGGAGCTCCCCCAAGTGGAATGTAGCCATCATTAATAAACCTGGGCTTTCCACACTGTGGTGAGTCAAAATGCATTTAGAATATATAGGTAAAATTAGGTCTAAGAAATAACTGAAGCTTTATGTAAAGCAGTATCATACTGGCCAAAAAGTGACTTtcacaaaaaactaaatgttatGCTGCAACTACATCCAGTGGCTGATAACACTCAGCTAAGACGACTTCTTCTGGAGATCTTTTGTGTGATGAAActtgtggggggaaaaaaaacaaccttttccTCCTGCATGTTATGAAACATGCAGTATACTGCTTCACAACATTTAGGCATAAGTTTAAGAGTACAGTAATGTTACATTTTCTGCATGAGGGACTGAGTAACTCAGATATATGGAAATACTTGGAAGACCCCAGTCGTCCATAATCCAGCATGcttttctggccattctgacccacaatcttGCACCCAGTGGAAAATATGTcacaaaaatcatgatattttacACAAGTATAAACAAGCTTGTGCTGCTTGAGTGCAGTCAGATGACAGCATATTTTGCACTCCACAGTGACAGATAAACAAGCAAGATGGTCAAAGcttaagggttagggttatatAATGGTACCAAACTGTTGTTTCAACcctaatttgacaaaaaaaaaacaaatccaagaAACCCTGAACAGTGAGCATCACAGTGGTAGAGTTACTGTGAATCATTAAAGTGTCAAAGGTGGAATGTTTCTCcactatacacacacacacacacatataaataaaacattgcatttggtgttgttttttgcaATCTGTCGTGGCAACAAAGTGCCAAAGATCTCTGCTTACATGATTTTCCAAGTAGCGCCACTGTATCTTTACACTTCAACATTACCTTCAGCCCCAACATGTTCCTCTGCCTTCTTACCATGTCTTTGAGCTGATTGTGTCCGGAGTGCAGCGCCTGTCGGACACTCTGGGACAGCAGGATCTCGTGTCTTAATCTTTGCTTGCCAAAGGCCACAGCTCCACTGGTGACAATCATCATCTCTCTGCCTTGATTCTGCAGCATCGCCACCTGGACAATACAACCAATTACCAGTAATGAACCACAGCTGGGACCACAGATTTGTTTTGTTCCTGCTCAGGCTCACGCAAAGGTTTCTGCTTGAAAGATCGCTTCAACTAAATTACAAAGCCACATAGGTTTTTTCGGTCATTTTCTGGTGGTAACCGGCCATGCTGATCATTTCTGCTAAATTTGTCAAGGTTTGGAGCAACTGAAATTATGCTTGTGGTGCTCAAAGCAAGAAGAGCtgcatttaaaaattcaatgCAATGTACTGTTCCAGACAAAAAGGAAGAGTCAGTCCCttcaaaaacagttttcacCCTGCTTTGTAAATTATGTAAGAAAGCCACCGGTGCTGCAGAAA is part of the Acanthochromis polyacanthus isolate Apoly-LR-REF ecotype Palm Island chromosome 19, KAUST_Apoly_ChrSc, whole genome shotgun sequence genome and encodes:
- the aldh18a1 gene encoding delta-1-pyrroline-5-carboxylate synthase, with the translated sequence MLLQKLSLCSRIPLDPQRHLCRLLTRPLTQALQSRAHGSSFAHRGELRQAKRIVVKLGSAVVTRGDECGLALGRLASIVEQVAMLQNQGREMMIVTSGAVAFGKQRLRHEILLSQSVRQALHSGHNQLKDMSLPVLEARACAAAGQSGLMALYEAMFTQYSTCTAQVLVTNLDFHDDQKRQNLNSTLQELLRMNIVPIINTNDAVVPPPEPNSDLQGVISIKDNDSLAARLAVEMKADLLIALSDVEGLYNSPPGTDDAKLIDIFYPGDQQSITYGTKSRVGIGGMEAKVKAALWALQGGTSVVIANGTNPKVTGHVITDIVEGKKVGTFFSEIKPAGPSVEQQTEMARSSGRTLASLHPDQRSEIICHLADLLTERKEEILAANKTDMDLAVSAGHLPSAMIKRLSLSPAKLNSLAIGLRQIAVSAQDSVGRVLRRTRVAHNLELEQITVPIGVLLVIFEARPDCLPQVSALSIASGNALLLKGGKEASNTNRVLHQLTQEALSLHGVTQAVQLVSTREEVEDLCRLDKMIDLIIPRGSSQLVRDIQRAAKGIPVLGHSEGICHVYVDADASVDKVIKIVRDSKCDYPAACNAMETLLIHRDILRTPLFDQIIDMLRTERVKIHAGPRFASYLTFSPSEAKSLRTEYGDLECCMEVVDSMQEAVDHIHKYGSSHTDVIITESEETAEQFLQQLDSACVFWNASSRFADGYRFGLGAEVGISTARIHARGPVGLEGLLTTKWVLRGDGHTAADFSEHGNMKYLHENLPVGQTLAGQRDSN